One genomic region from Spirulina subsalsa PCC 9445 encodes:
- a CDS encoding diguanylate cyclase codes for MNPSYHPQDTLILIVDDIPDNIKVLIGLLDNVGYKTTFARSGKEALERLKSITPNLILLDLMMPEMSGLDVCKKIKETPKIKDIPIIFLTASHEHNNLLKAFEIGAADYVTKPFKTGELLARVQTHLLLQAQSLAIKYSEEKLRIIVEHLYDGILIIDQDGIVQFANPAAAKMFNRPLHQLVNHEIGIPIFGTAINEMQILRAKNEIGVAEVAISSVSWEGKDAHLISLRDVSERQEIQGELRKSLQRQLQLNESLKLLSTLDDLTNLTNRRSILNTLKNEFGRSKRYNRNLSIAVIDLDHLKRINDNYGHEMGDQVIYNSGQSIQKALRECDFVGRMGGDEFLVILPETSLQNAVLIAQRIQEEIKSLSIMPDDSSFLLSASIGVADYRENDSNYSHLLKRADQAMYQAKDQGRNLIVC; via the coding sequence ATGAACCCTAGTTATCACCCACAAGATACACTCATTTTAATCGTTGATGATATTCCAGACAATATCAAAGTTCTGATTGGCTTACTCGATAATGTAGGTTACAAAACCACCTTTGCCCGCAGTGGGAAAGAAGCCCTAGAACGTTTAAAATCTATCACCCCAAACCTGATTTTACTCGACTTGATGATGCCCGAAATGAGCGGGTTAGACGTTTGTAAAAAAATCAAAGAAACTCCTAAAATAAAAGATATTCCTATCATATTTTTAACCGCTAGTCATGAGCATAACAACTTACTCAAAGCCTTTGAAATAGGGGCGGCTGATTATGTAACAAAACCCTTTAAGACGGGTGAATTATTAGCCCGAGTGCAAACCCATTTATTATTGCAAGCTCAATCTTTAGCCATAAAATACAGCGAAGAAAAATTAAGAATTATTGTCGAGCATTTATATGATGGCATCTTAATTATTGATCAAGACGGAATTGTTCAATTTGCCAATCCAGCCGCCGCTAAAATGTTTAATCGTCCCCTCCATCAATTAGTTAATCATGAAATTGGCATACCCATCTTCGGTACGGCCATTAATGAAATGCAAATTTTGCGAGCTAAAAATGAAATTGGTGTAGCAGAAGTGGCGATTAGTTCCGTCTCTTGGGAAGGCAAAGACGCTCACCTAATTTCCTTACGAGATGTGAGTGAGCGGCAAGAAATTCAAGGGGAATTACGCAAGAGCTTACAACGACAATTACAACTGAATGAGAGTTTAAAACTTCTGTCCACCTTAGATGATTTAACAAACCTTACGAATCGTCGGTCAATTTTAAACACATTAAAAAACGAATTTGGCCGTAGCAAACGTTACAATAGAAATCTATCTATTGCCGTGATTGATTTGGATCATCTCAAGCGAATTAACGATAATTATGGTCATGAAATGGGCGATCAAGTCATTTATAATAGTGGGCAAAGTATTCAAAAAGCCTTAAGAGAATGTGATTTTGTAGGACGGATGGGCGGAGATGAATTTTTGGTTATTTTGCCTGAAACTAGCTTGCAAAATGCGGTATTAATTGCCCAAAGAATTCAAGAAGAAATTAAGTCTTTATCGATTATGCCGGATGATTCTTCCTTCCTGTTAAGTGCCAGTATTGGAGTGGCAGATTATCGCGAAAACGATAGTAATTATTCGCATCTACTCAAACGAGCCGATCAAGCTATGTATCAAGCCAAAGATCAAGGCAGAAATCTAATTGTCTGTTAG
- a CDS encoding cation:proton antiporter, translating into MAVEAALSEEAIKQSLEQFLVVLSVSLSVATLSRIFSWLRNIPYTLLLVIVGLGLAFVNVRLVNLSPELILEIFLPPLLFEAAWNIRWRELKQNILPVAIFATLGVIISVVGVALPISQFTGLSLPIALLLGASLAATDPVSVVALFRELGAGKRLTVLMEGESLLNDGVAVVAFVLLVGIPLGIQEFSIPATLAQFTTFVGIGVGVGCLVGFGISYLTQRFDYPLVEQSLTLVSAYGTYLMVEELGGSGVIGVVTVGLILGNFGSRIGMNPRTRLIVSEFWEFLTFFVNSIVFLLIGDQINFLSLGGNLDVIGIAIASLLFTRAIVIFGLGTLSNLFQPTKIRWSEMTVLWWGGLRGGVSIALALSVPILLEGRQAIIDGVFGVVLFTLLVQGLTTRFFLEKLDLIGDQPQRQQYSEALARRTALNRVLKYLDGVQLSAEIDPDFYRYQKGLVKIEVRTIEEEINQLQQENPQLRALDLEQLSEELLDIEADTYAEFIRAGRLDRNLSPVLSEVLNKATEKVIDEIKLD; encoded by the coding sequence ATGGCTGTGGAAGCGGCTTTGAGTGAAGAAGCCATTAAGCAGAGTTTAGAGCAGTTTTTAGTTGTTTTGTCTGTTTCCTTGAGCGTGGCTACCCTTTCCCGTATCTTTAGCTGGTTGCGCAATATTCCCTATACCCTCCTGTTAGTAATTGTGGGCTTAGGGTTGGCCTTCGTCAATGTCCGACTGGTCAACCTTTCCCCGGAACTCATTTTAGAGATATTCCTCCCTCCGTTACTCTTTGAGGCCGCTTGGAATATACGCTGGCGGGAGTTAAAGCAAAATATCCTCCCCGTGGCTATTTTTGCCACCTTGGGCGTGATTATTTCCGTCGTTGGGGTAGCCTTACCCATTAGCCAGTTTACCGGGCTTTCCTTGCCCATTGCCCTGTTATTGGGAGCCAGTTTGGCTGCAACGGATCCGGTGTCTGTGGTGGCCTTATTTCGGGAGTTAGGGGCCGGAAAACGCCTGACGGTGTTAATGGAAGGGGAAAGTCTCCTCAATGACGGGGTGGCTGTTGTGGCTTTTGTCCTGTTGGTGGGGATTCCTTTGGGGATTCAGGAGTTTTCGATTCCCGCGACACTGGCTCAGTTTACCACTTTTGTGGGGATTGGGGTGGGAGTTGGTTGTCTGGTAGGGTTTGGGATTTCTTACCTAACCCAGCGTTTTGATTATCCTTTAGTGGAACAGTCCCTCACCTTGGTTTCTGCCTATGGTACCTATTTGATGGTGGAAGAATTAGGTGGATCTGGTGTGATTGGGGTGGTGACGGTGGGGTTAATCTTGGGAAATTTTGGTTCCCGGATTGGGATGAATCCCCGTACGCGGTTGATTGTTTCGGAATTTTGGGAGTTTTTGACCTTTTTTGTCAACTCCATTGTATTCCTGTTGATTGGGGATCAGATCAACTTTTTGAGTTTGGGTGGCAATTTGGATGTGATTGGAATTGCGATCGCCTCCCTGTTATTTACCCGTGCTATCGTTATCTTTGGTCTAGGCACCCTCAGCAATCTTTTCCAACCTACTAAAATCCGTTGGTCAGAAATGACGGTGTTATGGTGGGGCGGATTGCGCGGGGGTGTCTCTATTGCCCTAGCCTTGAGTGTTCCCATATTATTGGAAGGACGACAAGCCATTATTGATGGGGTGTTTGGTGTTGTTTTATTCACCCTTTTAGTGCAAGGATTAACCACTCGTTTCTTTTTAGAAAAACTAGACTTAATTGGGGATCAACCCCAGCGTCAACAATATTCCGAAGCCCTAGCCCGTCGCACCGCCTTAAATCGGGTGTTGAAGTATTTAGACGGGGTGCAACTGTCCGCAGAAATCGACCCAGACTTCTATCGTTATCAAAAAGGTTTAGTTAAAATCGAGGTTCGCACTATTGAGGAGGAAATTAACCAACTGCAACAGGAAAATCCTCAGTTAAGGGCGCTGGATTTGGAACAATTAAGCGAGGAATTACTGGATATTGAGGCGGACACCTACGCTGAATTTATCCGCGCTGGCCGTTTAGATCGGAATCTTTCCCCTGTCTTATCGGAGGTTCTCAATAAAGCCACGGAAAAGGTGATTGATGAAATCAAATTAGATTGA
- the murB gene encoding UDP-N-acetylmuramate dehydrogenase produces MTLSSDAPSTKKLYFYGGKSFHPSPISLKGTDCIVRPHVPLAPLTSFRVGGPAEWYIAPRTLEDLQLSVAWAQQQSLPATVLGAGSNLLVSDRGIPGLVISTRHLRHNNLHPDNGQIIAGAGEPIARLAWKAAKRGWQGLEWAVGIPGTIGGCVVMNAGAHQQAIADCLTDVLVLNPDGSLDLLTPEDLQFSYRTSILQGDRKLVLQATLQLTPGGDRTEIMAQTTHNLHQRKETQPYHLPSCGSVFRNPYPHSAGWLIEQLGLKGYQVGGAQVAHRHANFILNCGDATASDILNVIHHVQEKVEQHWSLLLHPEVKLMGDF; encoded by the coding sequence ATGACACTGTCCTCTGATGCCCCTAGTACGAAGAAGCTCTACTTCTACGGAGGGAAGTCGTTCCACCCTTCACCAATCAGTCTAAAAGGAACTGACTGCATTGTTCGTCCTCATGTTCCCCTCGCCCCCCTGACCTCCTTCCGCGTCGGCGGTCCAGCCGAGTGGTATATTGCCCCCCGCACCTTGGAAGATTTACAACTTAGTGTCGCTTGGGCCCAACAGCAAAGCCTACCCGCGACAGTTTTGGGGGCAGGTTCTAACTTATTGGTCAGCGATCGCGGAATTCCGGGTTTAGTCATTAGTACCCGGCATCTGCGCCACAACAACTTACACCCGGACAATGGGCAAATCATCGCCGGAGCCGGAGAACCCATTGCTCGCCTCGCCTGGAAAGCGGCGAAACGGGGCTGGCAAGGCCTAGAGTGGGCTGTGGGCATCCCAGGCACCATCGGGGGCTGTGTGGTGATGAATGCAGGCGCCCATCAACAGGCGATCGCCGATTGTTTAACCGATGTTCTAGTTCTCAATCCTGACGGGAGTTTAGACCTGCTCACCCCCGAGGATTTGCAATTTAGTTATCGCACTTCTATCTTGCAAGGCGATCGCAAACTGGTTCTACAAGCCACCTTACAACTCACCCCCGGAGGCGATCGCACCGAAATCATGGCACAAACCACCCACAACCTCCACCAACGCAAAGAAACCCAACCCTACCATCTCCCCAGTTGTGGCAGCGTCTTCCGTAACCCCTACCCCCACAGCGCAGGCTGGCTCATCGAACAACTGGGCTTAAAAGGCTATCAAGTTGGCGGAGCCCAAGTCGCTCATCGTCATGCCAACTTCATCCTTAACTGTGGAGATGCCACCGCCAGCGACATCTTAAACGTGATCCATCATGTACAAGAAAAAGTCGAGCAACACTGGTCTTTACTCCTTCACCCAGAAGTCAAACTCATGGGAGACTTTTAA
- the murC gene encoding UDP-N-acetylmuramate--L-alanine ligase, translated as MSNTINFQGKPFHFIGIGGIGMSALAYILAKRNLPVSGSDIRSTHITQRLESAGAHIFSRQDADNLDFFKMPTQAQPASITIGVGVEGNGKNGGYGATQVQGLNAPQVICSTAIQANNAEYQAAQAQGYPIFHRSDVLAALIQDYDSIAVAGTHGKTTTSSLIGYVLLQGGLDPTIVIGGEVNAIGGNARLGQGGYLVAEADESDGSLVKLAAQIGVVTNIELDHPDHYDSLDEVTEIFRIFEQQCETMVACWDCATVRATLHPQITYSLFPEQGADYTVTDVVYSAEGTRAQVWEKDVLLGSLYLPLLGQHNLSNTLAAIAVARKLGLSFPVIAEAIATFEGAKRRFEYRGKANDITFVDDYAHHPSEVQATLGAARLLVQQNAQSQGAYRRLVAVFQPHRYSRTQAFLGDFAQSFQDADLVVVTDIYSAGESPVGQLGGEQVAEAIAHYHPQVIYGGGLESVTTLLEEILQPGDLTLFLGAGNLNQLIPHLVTVYSEVSLPTSV; from the coding sequence ATGTCAAACACAATTAATTTTCAGGGAAAACCCTTCCACTTTATTGGAATTGGTGGAATTGGAATGTCGGCACTCGCTTATATTTTAGCGAAGCGGAATCTCCCGGTTTCTGGCTCAGATATTCGTTCAACCCATATAACTCAGCGCTTAGAGTCGGCAGGCGCTCATATTTTTAGTCGTCAGGATGCAGATAATCTAGATTTTTTTAAAATGCCCACCCAAGCCCAGCCCGCCTCGATTACCATTGGGGTAGGGGTTGAGGGGAATGGGAAAAATGGAGGGTATGGAGCGACTCAGGTTCAGGGTCTGAATGCTCCTCAAGTCATTTGTTCAACGGCGATTCAAGCCAATAATGCAGAATATCAGGCGGCACAAGCTCAGGGCTATCCGATTTTCCATCGCTCCGATGTCTTAGCGGCCTTGATTCAAGATTATGACAGCATTGCTGTTGCCGGAACTCATGGGAAAACTACAACTAGCAGTTTAATTGGTTATGTACTACTGCAAGGGGGTCTAGACCCTACGATTGTCATTGGGGGGGAAGTCAATGCCATTGGGGGTAATGCTCGCCTCGGTCAGGGAGGCTACTTGGTGGCAGAAGCGGATGAGTCCGATGGGTCTTTAGTCAAGTTGGCGGCCCAAATTGGGGTCGTGACGAATATTGAATTGGATCACCCTGATCACTATGACAGTTTGGACGAAGTGACGGAGATTTTCCGGATCTTTGAACAACAGTGTGAAACGATGGTCGCCTGTTGGGATTGTGCCACAGTACGGGCAACCTTACACCCCCAGATTACCTATAGTTTGTTCCCAGAACAGGGGGCAGATTATACGGTGACGGATGTGGTCTACAGTGCGGAAGGAACAAGGGCGCAGGTCTGGGAAAAGGATGTGTTGTTGGGGTCTTTATACCTGCCGTTGTTGGGTCAACACAATCTAAGTAATACCTTGGCGGCGATCGCCGTAGCTCGGAAATTAGGCTTAAGTTTCCCGGTCATTGCTGAAGCGATCGCCACCTTTGAAGGGGCAAAACGTCGCTTTGAGTACCGAGGCAAAGCCAATGATATTACCTTTGTGGATGATTATGCCCATCACCCAAGCGAGGTACAAGCCACCCTCGGGGCTGCTCGTTTGTTAGTACAGCAAAACGCCCAATCCCAAGGGGCTTATCGTCGTTTAGTAGCGGTATTTCAACCCCACCGCTACAGTCGCACTCAAGCCTTTTTAGGGGATTTTGCCCAATCATTTCAGGATGCCGATTTAGTCGTTGTTACGGATATTTACAGTGCAGGAGAGTCCCCTGTGGGACAATTGGGGGGAGAACAAGTCGCGGAGGCAATCGCCCACTATCATCCTCAAGTGATCTACGGAGGAGGACTGGAGTCTGTAACCACCTTGTTGGAAGAAATATTACAGCCGGGTGATTTAACCCTGTTTCTCGGGGCAGGAAATCTTAACCAGCTTATTCCTCATCTCGTCACCGTTTATTCTGAGGTGTCCTTGCCCACCTCTGTTTAG
- the nadD gene encoding nicotinate (nicotinamide) nucleotide adenylyltransferase: MQKHGILGGTFDPIHEGHLTLAQVALTQGQLDQIVWVPDGDAPHKAQKARSLYVDRCRMVEQAIAPYPEFRLEILPVRATPHYSIHTFQHIQTIYPPSEWYWIMGFDLFQTLPRWYQRHELIPALHWLVAPRPPLPCNLQPIIEQLHDQGINIQCHLLDISPLSISSSQIRQHYQHSNSPHPSLPSSIQTYIAAHRLYSPSPQDRSAHQGNLNWDR; the protein is encoded by the coding sequence ATGCAAAAACACGGGATTTTAGGTGGAACATTTGACCCTATTCATGAGGGACACTTAACTCTGGCCCAAGTAGCCTTAACTCAAGGTCAACTGGATCAAATTGTTTGGGTGCCGGATGGGGATGCACCCCATAAAGCCCAAAAAGCGCGTTCTCTCTATGTTGATCGCTGTCGTATGGTGGAGCAGGCGATCGCACCCTACCCCGAATTCCGCCTAGAAATCCTCCCAGTCCGCGCCACCCCCCACTACAGCATTCACACCTTCCAACACATCCAAACCATCTATCCCCCCAGTGAGTGGTACTGGATTATGGGCTTTGATCTCTTTCAAACCCTCCCCCGCTGGTATCAACGCCATGAACTCATCCCCGCCCTCCATTGGTTAGTTGCCCCTCGCCCCCCTCTACCCTGCAATCTTCAGCCCATCATTGAACAACTACATGACCAAGGGATTAACATTCAGTGTCACCTCTTAGATATCTCCCCTCTGTCCATTTCCTCCAGTCAAATTCGCCAACATTATCAACACAGCAACAGCCCTCATCCTAGCCTGCCATCGTCCATACAGACCTACATTGCAGCCCATCGTCTTTACTCCCCCTCCCCCCAAGATAGAAGCGCTCACCAAGGGAATCTAAATTGGGATCGTTAA
- a CDS encoding type I glyceraldehyde-3-phosphate dehydrogenase has product MIRVAINGFGRIGRNFLRCWLGRENTQLEVVGINDTSDPRTNAHLLRYDSMLGKLDADIDADENSLIVNGKTIKCVSDRNPLNLPWDEWGIDLIIESTGVFVTEEGASKHLAAGAKKVLITAPGKGGEIGTFVMGVNHHEYDHNRYKIVSNASCTTNCLAPIVKVLHEHFGIIKGTMTTTHSYTGDQRLLDASHRDLRRARAAAINIVPTTTGAAKAVALVIPDMKGKLNGVAFRVPTPNVSIVDFVVQVEKSTIAEQVNDALREASEGSLKGILGYNDLPLVSSDYRGTDCSSIADASLTMVMGGDMVKVVGWYDNEWGYSQRVVDLAELVAEKWA; this is encoded by the coding sequence GTGATTAGAGTAGCAATCAACGGGTTCGGACGCATCGGACGGAATTTTTTGCGTTGTTGGTTAGGACGTGAAAACACCCAACTCGAAGTAGTAGGGATCAATGATACATCTGATCCGAGAACGAACGCTCACTTGCTAAGATACGACTCCATGCTAGGCAAGTTGGATGCTGACATTGACGCAGATGAGAACTCCCTGATTGTTAACGGGAAAACCATTAAGTGTGTCTCCGATCGCAACCCACTAAACTTGCCCTGGGATGAGTGGGGAATTGATTTGATCATCGAATCAACGGGAGTCTTTGTCACCGAGGAAGGCGCTTCCAAACACTTAGCAGCTGGTGCGAAAAAGGTCTTAATTACCGCACCCGGTAAAGGTGGAGAGATCGGCACATTTGTTATGGGTGTCAATCATCATGAGTACGACCACAATCGGTACAAAATCGTCAGTAACGCCAGTTGTACAACCAACTGTTTGGCTCCCATCGTGAAAGTGCTGCATGAGCATTTTGGGATCATCAAAGGTACGATGACCACCACCCACAGTTACACTGGGGATCAACGGTTACTTGATGCCTCCCACCGTGACTTACGACGCGCTCGTGCGGCCGCGATTAATATTGTTCCCACCACCACCGGAGCCGCGAAAGCCGTTGCTCTAGTGATTCCTGACATGAAAGGGAAACTCAACGGGGTAGCGTTCCGAGTTCCCACTCCGAACGTTTCCATTGTGGATTTTGTGGTTCAAGTGGAAAAAAGCACCATTGCCGAACAGGTGAATGATGCCTTACGCGAAGCCTCCGAAGGTTCTTTGAAAGGGATTCTGGGTTACAACGACCTACCCTTAGTCTCTAGTGATTATCGCGGAACTGATTGTTCCTCCATTGCTGATGCAAGTCTGACCATGGTAATGGGTGGCGATATGGTGAAAGTGGTTGGTTGGTATGACAACGAATGGGGCTATTCTCAACGAGTGGTTGATTTAGCTGAATTAGTCGCTGAAAAATGGGCTTAG
- a CDS encoding TIGR04255 family protein produces MNLPEFERVIYERNPLVEVVCQLSFPPILKITHQEPVEFQDRIRSQYPLFETNKLQLPSEVSQLVQQLGLPQTPNRTYRFQSEDQKWSLSITQDFIALTTSSYERYEQFKQRLEQALDVFENIYQPSFYNRIGLRYQNLIIRSKLGLEDTEWSDLIAKNIAYELYEDNVYLSIQTMVKNLVLKTDIGKTNFNHGLVFVKDSQNSKPETAYLLDADFYTEQKIEKNQDVWNLLTQFNQSARQLFRWSITDTLHHAMQPQSIHSLSKE; encoded by the coding sequence ATGAACTTGCCTGAGTTTGAACGGGTTATTTATGAACGCAACCCCCTAGTGGAGGTTGTTTGTCAATTGTCCTTTCCGCCCATCCTGAAGATTACTCATCAAGAACCTGTTGAGTTTCAGGATAGGATTCGGTCCCAATATCCACTGTTTGAAACCAATAAATTACAACTACCTTCGGAAGTCTCTCAGCTTGTACAACAATTAGGATTACCTCAAACTCCTAATCGGACTTATCGTTTTCAATCAGAGGATCAGAAGTGGAGTTTATCTATCACCCAAGATTTTATAGCTTTAACCACTTCCTCCTATGAGAGATACGAGCAATTTAAGCAACGTCTTGAACAAGCATTAGACGTTTTTGAAAATATCTATCAGCCCTCATTTTATAACAGAATTGGTCTGCGTTATCAAAATTTAATCATTCGTTCAAAGCTAGGACTTGAAGATACAGAATGGTCGGATTTAATCGCTAAAAATATTGCCTATGAGCTATATGAGGATAATGTTTATTTATCCATTCAAACGATGGTCAAAAATTTAGTCCTCAAAACAGATATCGGAAAAACTAACTTTAATCATGGTCTAGTTTTTGTGAAAGATTCACAGAATAGTAAACCTGAAACGGCTTATTTATTAGATGCCGATTTTTACACAGAACAGAAAATAGAAAAAAATCAAGATGTCTGGAACTTACTTACTCAATTCAACCAGTCTGCCCGACAACTCTTTAGGTGGAGTATTACCGACACCCTTCACCATGCCATGCAGCCCCAATCCATTCACTCTCTATCAAAAGAGTAG
- a CDS encoding cation diffusion facilitator family transporter, protein MSEEPTPDLLTRLLLLATIWLMALLVWVKGAAGWEARSLTLLTESLYTLLVGFNGVLSFLAVTNPDHPTGQDIYGHGRRETAIALFLTGTLTLASAGLIWMFVQQVTAALQREVLPFPLQVNPPLLQLVGLSTLSTLALALFSLYHARRLKHPLLGYNATQLFKDASLGILVLLSLWGVWWGEPLFDLLAALILFIVLLDGFWHMICWQLPLMVEQVSIAPDVLAAIAQGVRGVSYCYRIRSRGIVGQFLYLQMHLVIEARYEPQAPLIARQIEEELRLRYGALQVTFYIETERKRGVGNRA, encoded by the coding sequence ATGAGCGAAGAACCAACGCCTGATCTCCTAACTCGTCTTTTATTGCTAGCCACCATTTGGTTGATGGCTTTGCTCGTCTGGGTTAAAGGGGCGGCGGGGTGGGAAGCGCGATCGCTTACCCTATTAACGGAGTCCCTATATACCTTGTTAGTGGGTTTTAACGGCGTGTTGAGTTTTTTAGCCGTCACCAATCCCGATCATCCCACAGGACAGGATATCTATGGTCATGGGCGGCGAGAAACGGCGATCGCACTCTTCCTCACCGGAACCCTTACCCTTGCCTCTGCTGGCCTAATTTGGATGTTTGTCCAACAAGTAACCGCCGCCCTCCAACGAGAGGTTCTACCCTTCCCCCTGCAAGTTAATCCCCCCCTCCTCCAACTGGTAGGGCTTTCCACCCTCTCCACCCTCGCCCTCGCCCTATTTTCCCTCTACCACGCCCGCCGTTTAAAGCATCCCCTCCTCGGCTACAACGCCACCCAACTATTCAAAGATGCCAGTTTAGGCATATTGGTTTTATTGAGTCTCTGGGGCGTTTGGTGGGGTGAACCCCTATTTGACCTTTTAGCCGCCTTAATCCTCTTTATCGTCCTCTTAGACGGCTTCTGGCACATGATCTGTTGGCAGTTGCCCCTGATGGTTGAACAAGTGAGCATTGCCCCAGATGTTCTGGCCGCCATTGCCCAAGGGGTGCGGGGAGTGTCCTATTGTTATCGCATTCGTTCCAGGGGCATTGTGGGGCAGTTTCTCTACCTCCAGATGCACCTAGTCATTGAAGCCCGCTACGAACCCCAAGCGCCCCTAATTGCGCGGCAAATTGAGGAAGAGTTACGGTTACGCTATGGGGCTTTACAGGTGACGTTTTATATTGAGACAGAGCGGAAACGTGGGGTAGGAAATAGGGCATAG
- a CDS encoding methyl-accepting chemotaxis protein, producing the protein MKNLKIGTRLNLGFNIMLLALLGTNVYLIINMNRLSLLTGRLHKHPFTVSVATAEIEAGVVKIHRSMRDVILSSNPSELNDAVGAINQYEQEVYEDFAILEERFLGDITQVYRARDEFGKWKPIRDEIIALMQQDERERATNLIKNQALRQVNEIMQEVTGIQEFAGNKALEFVTSAEEARQNALVTTIGVMSATLIIMIYLAVVLTRSITLPLQEAIALNNKIAKGQLDVEVHPDSQDEIGQLLGSMQYMVTQLKQVVLQVQKSSDGVTLGSQNLSSSAMELSQGSMEQATATEQAANSIQDMTLKINQNSQNANQTNAIVMKVVQDAQATGKTVEETAVAMKGIVQKIKVIEDIALQTNMLALNAAIEATRAQEAGGGFGIVAAEVRKLAELSRVAAVEINQLAASSVAISEKAGMMLMQLIPDIQETAGFIQQISVASAEQAQNTTQVNQAIRQLEKATQQNSAVSTDLSMMAQSLASQAAELQRAIAFFHLEIPAYPIRDTIVPDSAPVFALRS; encoded by the coding sequence ATGAAAAACTTAAAAATTGGGACTCGTTTGAATTTAGGTTTCAACATTATGCTGTTGGCTTTGTTAGGCACGAATGTCTATTTGATTATCAATATGAATCGCCTGTCGTTGTTAACTGGGCGTTTGCATAAACACCCTTTTACGGTCAGTGTGGCAACGGCAGAAATTGAAGCGGGGGTGGTAAAAATTCACCGCTCGATGAGGGATGTTATCTTATCGAGCAATCCTTCAGAGTTAAATGATGCGGTGGGAGCTATTAATCAGTATGAACAGGAAGTTTATGAAGATTTTGCCATTCTGGAAGAGCGTTTTTTAGGCGATATTACCCAAGTTTATCGGGCGCGCGATGAGTTTGGTAAGTGGAAACCCATTCGTGATGAAATTATTGCTTTAATGCAGCAGGATGAACGGGAAAGGGCGACCAATTTGATCAAAAATCAAGCCCTGAGACAGGTCAATGAGATTATGCAGGAAGTGACCGGAATTCAAGAGTTTGCGGGGAATAAAGCGTTAGAATTTGTGACGAGTGCGGAAGAGGCGAGACAAAATGCACTGGTCACGACAATTGGGGTGATGAGTGCGACGTTAATTATTATGATTTATTTAGCGGTTGTGTTAACTCGCTCAATTACACTGCCTTTACAGGAGGCGATCGCACTCAACAATAAAATCGCCAAAGGGCAGTTAGATGTAGAGGTTCACCCGGATAGTCAAGATGAAATCGGGCAGTTGTTGGGGTCAATGCAGTACATGGTAACGCAACTAAAACAGGTGGTTTTACAGGTGCAAAAATCCTCCGATGGGGTGACATTAGGGAGTCAAAATTTGAGTAGTTCTGCGATGGAATTATCTCAAGGTTCTATGGAACAGGCGACGGCAACAGAACAGGCGGCGAATTCGATTCAAGATATGACGCTGAAAATCAACCAAAATTCCCAGAATGCTAATCAAACCAATGCCATTGTTATGAAGGTGGTGCAGGATGCTCAGGCTACGGGAAAAACGGTAGAAGAAACGGCCGTGGCAATGAAGGGAATTGTGCAGAAAATTAAGGTGATTGAAGACATTGCCTTGCAAACCAATATGTTAGCGTTGAATGCGGCGATTGAGGCGACGAGGGCGCAAGAAGCGGGGGGCGGATTTGGCATTGTGGCGGCAGAAGTGCGGAAACTGGCGGAATTGAGCCGAGTGGCGGCGGTAGAAATTAATCAATTGGCGGCTTCGAGTGTGGCCATTTCGGAGAAAGCCGGGATGATGTTAATGCAGTTAATTCCTGATATTCAAGAAACGGCGGGATTCATACAACAGATTAGTGTGGCGAGTGCGGAACAAGCTCAAAATACCACCCAAGTGAATCAGGCGATTCGGCAGTTGGAGAAAGCGACTCAACAAAATAGTGCGGTGTCTACGGATTTATCGATGATGGCGCAAAGTCTGGCGAGTCAAGCGGCGGAGTTACAACGAGCGATCGCATTTTTCCACTTAGAGATCCCAGCCTACCCCATCCGAGATACTATCGTTCCCGATTCAGCCCCGGTTTTCGCCTTGAGGTCTTAG